Genomic window (Juglans microcarpa x Juglans regia isolate MS1-56 chromosome 2S, Jm3101_v1.0, whole genome shotgun sequence):
AAACTATATCCTACAAAACATATCGTGCTGCcttaaagagaaatgaaatatttcaacAATGGATCGCAAGAAGTGCAATTGGATGCAAAATCATCTATATTGTGTAACACAACTATCTTGGGATGTGCTAATGATGCATATCATATGTCTAGGTCTGTCTACGTCATATGAGAAATAATGACACGACTAACTAAACCTTATAAAATATCAAGGTACCATCTCCTTCATCAATAGTACACCAAAATCCAAACTAGGGTGCATAAGAAAGTAATACGTACATAATGCCACTACGAGTAGACACAGTGAATTGTTAAGCGTCCAACCTACCTAAGACCTGTTGAGCAGTAAGCCTTTGAGAAGGATCAGTACAAAGCATTGCACCAATTAGATTCTTGGCAGATTCTGATATGTGATTCCAGGGTTCAGGTGGGAACCTCAGATCAGCTGCCCTAACAGCATTGAATATACGGGACTTCGTCTTTCCCCAAAATGGTGGCATTGCACTAAGAAGAATGTAAAGGATAACACCTGCACTCCAAACGTCAGCGGCCTGGTTGTAGCCCCAGCAAGTACCTCTGGAGCTATATAAAACGGACTCCCGACTAGCCCTCGCAAGCTCTGCCCTGTTAAATGGAGCCAGATGCTTAAAGTATTGCCGAACTTAACTTTCTCGAGGAAGTACTAATAAATACAAAACAAGAGCCAATAATCTGTAAAGAAAACCAAGAATTGTGTGTATACCAGGCTTGATGTAGGTTGCAAGACCAAAATCTGCCAATTTAATTGGAGAAGAGGCGGCCTTTGTGGCCAGGAGAATATTCTCAGGCTTCAAGTCTCTATGAACCACCCCATTTTCATGACAATACAAAACCACTTGCATCAGATGCTGGAAGCGAACCCTGGCCTCAGATTCAGAGAATCGCCCATGCTTTTCTAGAAGGTGAAATAGCTCCCCTCCAGCACAAAGTTCCATCACCAAATGAACATAGTCTTCCTCCTCGTACACTGCCTTGAGATCCACAACATTTGGGTGCCCAGATAGCTTGGTCATAATTTCAATCTCAAGCTTCACACTTCGTACATCATCCAATGTAAACAATCTCTCTTTAGCAATCGATTTGCATGCTAATACCTCTCCGGTTAACTTATCAGAGCATACTCTGATGACACCAAACTGCCCCCAACCCAATTGCTCCCCAAGAATGTACCGATCTTTCAAATTTGAGGTCTGATTTGCGTCCAAAATGGTTTCAGTCAAGCTCTCAACTTTATAACAATTGCAGGGCTGCGTGAGCGTGCCGTTGCCGTTGTTGCTCTTGGCAACAGCCATAACAATTCCTTGCCGCCTCCCACCAAACAGCCAAATACACCAATCAGAATCCCAGCTTACACTTCTCTGGTTATGGGTTCCAGTCTAGTTATTCCGTACACACTTCAGAACCTCGACTAAAACTCAATTAAAAAGTTGGGgttttttctccttctcttttcctAGATTTCCATTCAACAGAACCAATATCAAGGTCAAAATCTTATAGAGCATCAATAGCCAGTCGTTGAGTGCAGCATCGGCGTTTACCTTGAAGAATATGAAACCAAccttaaaaacaacaaaagctcGAGCCCTTTCCTTTCAATCCCTACTGGATCACCCGGATCTGCAACTCGTTAAAAAAGCGACGAAACTCAGACTCACACCATCTAATTCTTAAGATTAAATTGCAATTATTACCAATAACAGACCAGTAATAACCCAATTAGGCAATTTCTCTGGATGATCATTGAATTCGTCAGAAATATTTGTCAAGCTTCGAAACGAGCCCAGAATAGAATTTAAGTCAAATCCCAgcacaaaattttttctttgttacaAGTCTCCGCCTTTTCCAATTTTGTGCCATAGCAactagaaatgaaaaaaataaaaagaaacccaaatttGGTTTGAAGTACCCAAACTGTCTGCTTCTAACCTATTAAATCACCTCCAAATGACAAAAGCACTAATGACCACTAGGTAAGAAACCCTAAACCCAGCAACAAAACTCAACACAAAGCCATCAAAGTTTACCTGAAAACAAATCAACCCAGATCCAAAATTTTCCCCTCGACCATATAGCCAAGTATGAAACAAAACCCACTTCTAAACTTCACAGACGAAAGGACGCAAagggtagagagagagacctggtTAGGgggagagaggaggaagaagaagaagaagaagaccacGCAAGAAGGAGTCCGTTGGAGCAGTGTGTTTGAGTTCAGGTGCCTCCCCCGAGACACAACTCCTCTCCAGTGGGTGGGTCTCCTATGGGAGAGCTTTTTCTAGCCCCCAATACCCAGAAGACTAGTTTTTCGTTTGTTTCCTGTGTTTTTGAAAATGGAAGTGTGATAAAAGGGGGGGTTCCTCGGACGTCAAGTCCGACTCCGATTCATTTAATTACTTAGCACTAATCACACAAGCGCCTATCCTGTCATTCCCCATGTCTCAACCCATGCGTCCTATGcttatgttttcttgttttattttgttttgtttttggctgATTTATTTGGATcattacattttataatttttgtgtcaaataatctaaaatatataaacagagagtattaataaatttttacaatgTCAAACATTGTATTTGAATACCctcaaatttatttatctatgtttatgtattttttaatggtatAAACGTGCATGTTGCATAATTATGCGGCAATGATTTTTGTACAGATCTCATAGACGCAAGCAATTCTTTAAAGTCACACTTCTTAGTGAAAAATTAACGATTTAACTAGTTTTATgtagaaaaatttttaaaggtGCGGTATACGGAACAAGAATTTATCCTGGAGTGGTGGGTCTGAAGGGCCCTGCTTTAGAGAAGTTTCCcggcattaaaaaaaaaaatgtaccgTTCATATAATACTTAGGTTTTATAGtgtaataatttgtataaattttaaatagataaattttacattattttttttttttataaaaaagtgcacgacaagtgtaaaaaaaatctatctttATGTgagatctttttttatttttttctttcttacagAGACTTGcgcaatatttatttatgtgatATTTGTACATGGCATTACTTCACACGaattttttagctaaatttCTCAAACATGAGTTGTTGGTTGAGCTGGAACTAGTGACTTGGCAATATGGGTCGACAGTGGCCAGAGGGTGAAGGACACTCGAGAATAACAAATGCTCTGTGTACCTATGCATAATCGACAGATATTGAGGTTGTTATGCCTGTTGGGACGTCATCCACCATGAAAAAGATAAAGAGCTTAAAGCATTGGGATCTCATGTACTTCTCACTTTtgttctcataaaaaaaaggagaaaaaaataaaagaattttttctcGCATCTTGGCTCTAATATCacttaaaatattgtaaattgtCGATCTATTTAGATTAAATTaacgttaaaaaaatatgccCAAATTTTTTAGATATTCGAAAATTGCATCCTGTGGATTGttcgtagaaaaaaaaattgcaggaaagtcctattttatttttacagataatatgagatgagttgagattaaagttaaaaaaaattgaatattagaatattttttaatattatttttattttagaatttgaaaaagttgaatggtttattatattttgtatgaaaatttaaaaaaattataataattagattaaatgagttgagttgagaaatattgtgaaaacaaacgagacgaaatgtttagatagtgagttgagttgagttgagttgagattagatgaattgagaagtgCTGTGAAAACAAGCAAGGCCTTAGGAATGTTTgatgatgagttgagttgagttgagatgagatgagtgttgaaaattgaataaaatattattaaaatattatttttattttaatatttaaaaaaattaaattatttattatattttattttaaaattttaaaaaattataataataaaataaaatcaacattaTTCAAACAAATCTTTAAAACAACGGGGGAGAGGATGATGATGCTATACCTGTGATGTTACCAAGATAGACGGTGCCAGACATTGCAAGCACTTTGGTCTCAATCAGATGGTTCCTTATGGATAACGCGAAAAGAAAGTACCACTCATCCAAAGCTGAAAAATAGATGTTTGGACTGTTTCaataagctttttttttttttttttttgaaaaaaacaacaaaaaaagaatgcaaGTGGGTGATGGTCACACAATCACACATCCCCAAGAATTAAAAGGCCCCACAATTTGCGTAGGGAAAGAAATTCATGGTCTCAAATTGTAGATTTCTACTCCCTTTTTCCACCGCACTTATGGTCGCAGCAGATGAATACCCTAGCATAGATAACATAAAAGCCCAAGTCAGATAAATGCTTATCACTCAataacaatgttttgaataccgtactagATGTCGTATCGATCAAGacactggaacaaaatatttcgatatcaGTACCGTTTTGAGATAACGTTTCGAGATaacatttcgggatagtcgatatataaataaattatatatataaatatatataaaaattatatttcaaaataatagtctatatataaataaattatatatataaatatatataaaaattatattccaaaataatagtctatatataaataaattatatataaatacatatatataaattataaatagtctagtctgaattgggagttaaaaaataagcttgtagtttaaaaaaatgaaaaaaaaaacacaggccgaaatatatgCCGGTAcagccggtattttggccggtacgaaacataTATGTACCTGTATCGGCCAAACGGCCAGTAcaaaaaatttcggccgtaccgacCGATGcggtatgaaatttaaaacactgttCAATAAGCATAAAATACCAATCCGGCAGCCCTCTAATTCCCTCATCAATACCTACTCAGATCAAACTCTAACTCCACTTACTCTTGCATATATCAAAAATCGACACGAATGATTTTTGCATTGTCAGAACAAGTAATCGGTCAAAAACTTTGTTAAATTGCACAGGAGGTAGGAGAGGTTCTATTGCTTCTAACAACTTCATACAATACATCTAGAGATCAAACGCTCTATCAGACTCCATGCTATTTGACTCTTTGCTGCACTTCCCGATCATGCTCACATACCTCCCGTCCTCAGCTTATTTCTTCTTTAGTTATATCATCtaagatataaataaaatctatcttTATTATTTCCGAGTATGAGAGCGGCCACCATAGGGGCTACAACCTACATCCCAATTACTTTTGCAATATAGTGTAGATCAgcttatttcttctttatttatatcatttagatatttttgtctttaccaattcaaaatttataatattctcaagtattttagtattttttttaatatcctctCATGTATTAATAAGATTGCAATGTGTCTCCACTActaataaaatgcaaaaaaatgccaaataaaaactaaaaagaaaataaaaactagaaaaaatcattcatcatacttttcttgatttttacCCTTTTCCATGCTTCACAAAAATTTTATCTCGAGTATTTTTCTGttcatttttccacaaaaatcaaccaaaaaaaaaaaaaaaacccagcgTTTTCTCGGGACTGCTGAGCTATCCAAAACGATACGTTTGAGAGAGTGAAAGAACATGCGCCTCGCCGCTCCTCCTCTGCATCACTGATTTTACTCTTGAGCACTCgatctctctttccctctctctcgttTTCAGGAACAAGGATAGATGGTGCTGGGGAAGCTTCTGAATTTCAAAGCGTAGCTTATACTGCTTTTAAGgtattttttctgattttgttctttccttttttttctctgaatTTGATTGGATTGAATGCATTTGAATTCTTACATTAGGGGAGATGGATCTTCTTTGAAGTTCTTCTTTCATCATTCTTTAATGCATGCGTTTGAAAGTTCTATAATAATTGTTGTATTCATAATGGTTTTTCCCAGGCTCTGAGTTCCGAGATTTTGATTAATCCACTTAAACTTGGGATAAATATACAGTTTACAAGTTTCTTATTTTCCCAATAATCAACCTTACAAGTAAATCAATTTgcttaataatttttgttttcttggtaTTGTTTATCATTTGGGATATTCGTCTCTATGATGTATTTGATACGTATATCTAAAAAACCTGTTTCTGAGATCgaattgatttatatattgtattagGAAAGACATCAGTTACTGGGATATGAGGGTATGAGATCAACTTCTCTGCAAATAAAACAATGTCAAAATTGGTTAGGGAGAATGTGTTGAAGATTTATTTTAGAGGTGCCTAGCAGGGGTTTTAAGCCCTTTTGATTCGGATTGGGATGAAACATGTAACATGCACAATagtcaatattttgaaaaataaaaatcttgatgACTTACGACATCTGATGGGGACTGTTGAATGTGGATGTTCTTGAGGTCTGCATTGTGGTAATGAACCAAGAAATAGTACTAATTgaattgatgatttgaaagTAATTGAAATGTGATTTGTATAGTCTGTCTAGAAGAATAAACGTGGGAATTGTGAAGTCATAGATGAACAGGCCATGACAGAGCCAAATTCTTTGGATTCTTGTGTTACCAGGTACCTCTGAATTAAATATAGGCAAACATCATATGAACAATTAGGCAGAATGAAACAGCGGTTTTctgattctttttcaaaaccttGGAAATTCAGGCAAGATGTAATAACCATATTGTAGTCTCTTATTACTGCTCCTGTGAAACTAGTAGATGTCCTGTTAGTGTAGTCTTCTATTCATATATGAGTGGACAGTGGTATTTCttgcttttgtatttttctgtTGTCTGTGTTGAGGAATGTGTTTTTATCTAACAAGCTTgtcttcaactttttcagaaTAAGCATCGGGGTTGGCCTTCTTGGCAGTGATACTTTAGATGGCACATTCTTCAAGTTTGATCTCTACGAGCCTCCTGTCAATTGGCTTGAGTCTTCAAACCCGAGTTTCACGTGGGAAATATGGAACTTTTCCCCAGAGATCCTCACCCGGGCTTCTTCGTATCCAAGCTGTGCAAGAGAATGGAGGGCCTCGAAGACTAGTTGACATTATCAGACTTGTACCAGAGATTTCAAGGAACTATTTTCGAAGTCCTTCTCGAAGGGCTCTTTTTGGGGGAATCTCTTTGTTGGGTGGCTTTTATGTTGCACAGACGATCTCTTTGTCTTTTGGAGCTTTAGGAGTGAATGATGTGATTGCTGCAGTTGTATGTGTTCTCCTGACAGAGTATGTCACAAAATTTTATTACAGCCAGCCGAAGGTGACATTCCCCCTTGCTCTTCTCAACAATTTCAAGATGGGTTTTACTTATGGTCTATTCATTGATGCTTTTAAGCTTGCCAGTTGACAATGCCTCATAAAGCACTTGTAGTTAGTTGTCTTGTAAATTCTCAAGTTAatgttcatattttctttttggagtTACATGTTCATGTtgttatatatgatcaaatacaTTTTCACATTTGATTTTATCATATTCTTAGTTTATGACCGACCATTCTTTTTGTCTATtgactttcttttttcctaaaaGCAGGACCATATTGCCCTCTGCTAGTATGTTGTCTGCCTTGGTTGTTATCTTTTGGTGGTCAAATACGGACTACCTAAACAATAGCATATTTTTACATGAACTATGGCAGCTAatataacagaaaaaaaaaggacatgaaTTGTGTTCGTTTAGGAAATGGGGCTTCCATTTGTGTATCTTGATCCAATAGTAATTGCTTAAATTTGAATTGATGATAGTCATTTCATTAGACCAGCACCAGCAAGAATTTGCTATTTAACATCATGCTTGGTAGATTATGACATTTTTTCATGGCATTGCCAGATCTCATCCATATACTTGGTGTGAAATAGGTAATTTTCTTGTTGCGTAACTTATTGATGATCAAAGCATGTTTTAAACTAAGCTTTTATACATCTGGTAGGACCGGTACTGCTAAATCTACTTTATTAAGAACAGCTTTGACTGTGAGATACTACTTGTATTTCAAGTTGTATTGTTATTAATGTTTGATTATGTATGTTGATAATTTGTGTAGTATGGTACATgccttgagattttttttttttttttaacttccgaTAATTTGAGAGGAGAAGACGGAAGGATGCGTTGGATTTTGTAGGCTAAATTTTTGTGAGGTGTTTTGATAATACTAATAGAGTTAACGAGATGACAGCTAGtgttttgagaaagagattATGCTCTTCTATAATGGATGATGCTATTGGACTTAAGTGTCTTTTGTaggaatttttgtttttattttttgacggGTATTTGGACCCAAAAACTTGAGTCAGTTGATTAGAACCATGTGATGAACACCTGCTGCAGtggtattttataatttcaaagaGACGAGTTTTGCACCTTGGTCTAATGtggttttgtttcaattttagaTAATGTTTTTGTGTTGAAAATGTCCAATGATAAAAACTAGAATGTTGGAGCTAAAAAGTGTGCAGTGGTGGCGGTTTAAGAATGTCTATCCACCCTCAATGGTGGTGTTGGAGATGAGGTCTTGTCCTGGAGTGCACATATCGATTATATGCATAGCGtaatttttagagaaatacttggtatataaaaaaattaatctaaaaattaaaattacccAAATACCCTTGTATCGTAACACAACGGAAATATTtatcaattcactcaacaaattggttagttgttaatcatgcaattatttaataattaagcaataacttaaagtaaataaattgtataacaAAAAGATTGGTATAGAAAggaaatcttttaaaaaactctttaaagataaaatctTACGGGGCAGTTAGAtctagaaaaatcaattttattatttaaaaatcaattacaagtaaagctcaattataaaatctttgtCAATTAatactcttacttgaccagacaaatgaccAATTTGTCTTCTATTGCAGTAATAGCCAGAACTTCTGACGATATTTAAACATTGGCTTTTCTCCTAGAACTCCAGTGGTTGAAACTCGACCAATCAAATTCTCCagagcacgatcacactctttgagagaaacaatattaaaattctctaagaaattttctcaccaaaatatgcacttaaaagtgctctagaaaatatccAGATCTGAATCTCTACAGATCCTAAGCAGGAAGAttccttaaataaacaatctgaaagcagttttagtttcagtaggactctgctgacgGTGCGAGTCTGTTGCGAAAACGTCTCATGATGGAATGCTGACATTTCGTGATAAATCTTCTCTGCAGTAATAGATTTCAGTTCAACCTCTTCTCTGGATAAGCGTAGATTCTTTGGGACTCGATTTTCACACTTATGATttatctaaacaacctctaatacctcatagataaacttaatattgttacatgtaaagtcaataaataattacattcatccaaaattacaaacttaatgatgggataaactctatcattttaatcttataatccTATCTAAATTTACCAACTTAGTTACCTAATTCTAGTCAAActtttatatctataaaaataaacttataaactgattTATCTTGATATGGTAGGTAAAATTGTGAAGTTCATTTTAGTATAAAGTAAATATAGCGTCTCATATCAATTTGCATTTGTTTGAAAGTTCTATTTTAAAAGATTCTTTTGTAGAtctaatacttttttaatttttattgcaCCCAATGCGGGTGATTAAGGTCCCGTTTAGATACAataagtatttcatctcatcattacaatctttttaaattttcacataaaatataataaataattcaacttatttaaatctcaaaataatattaatattaaaaaataatattttaacaatattttatttaatttttaactttcaacttttatcttaattaatctcatctcaactcactattcaaatgaaATCTAAGATTGTGGAGATGcgttattaaaaaatgttaaaattggATATCATCGCCATAAATTGATAACTGATAATAGCAGGCAGTATGATAGAGTAATGTTAATCTTCAATTCAGATATTGTTAGTTTTAAACATATTTGCTTATGTGAGATATTTTAAGTGACTACCTATTAGTTAAATAGACAATTAACTTAAATATACCAcgtcaataaaaataactaaaataataaaatataagtttaagGACAACATTAGAATATGTTTTGATTGAGGATTGTGCCACGtaaataagagaaatactttaactatagatatatcttacaaaaataaatttataaattaactaatttgatttataataagagcatatgtttttttttcccatgtgtcgaggaacctctccaaggcaggatGAGTAAACCATTGTCTCGTGCACCACACATTCGAAAGTTTTCTTATACGAAACTAGTTAAATTGCTGACTTTTCACCAGTGGGTGTGgccccaaatgattgtttgcacccatgaggtattgaaccttggaccttgaaagGAATGATATCCCAAGACCAAGgtcttcaccacttgggccaaccccttggggttcaGGGATCATTTGCAAGCTAGACATGAAGAAGGCATATAATCACGTTAACTGGGAGTTCCTTCTCTAACTTCTtgggaggtgtggctttggggagAGGTGGCGGTCATGGATCCGTTGGTGCATATCACTAGCGAAATTCTCAGTGTTGATAAATGATAGTCCAACTGGTTTTTGTCACAGCATATTAGGTTTAAGACAAGGAGATCTGTTGTCGCCCTTGCTATTTGTTATTGTGATAAAGGCGCTTAGTAGGATGACCTTGTCATTGGCTAATAATAGTTTCGTGGATGATTTTTCGATCAGAACCCCGGAGAGGGAAACCATTAACAtatctcatttgttgtttgcagataATACATTTATCTTTTGTGAGGCTGATCAAAATCGAATTCGAGCACTGAAGGCATTGctcttttgttttgaagcaTCATTCgggttgaaagtgaactttGACAAATCAGAGATGGTACCTATTGGAGGTGTTCTCAATCTACGACTAGGACTAAGCAAAAATCTGACAATCCGACTTCGAATCCGCCTCCGCTCCGGCTCCGCTCCAGTTCCGCTCCggctccgacttgtcggagtcagagtcggagttttttttctcttggaagtcggagtcagagccaTGCGTGAACCGACTCTGCTCCGCTCCGACTCTGACCCTCCGCCTCCGACTCCTCCTCCGATgtggccctccgactccgactccgcctccgcctccgattttatacatattttataaaaaaatgtgtttttttatatattaattatttaaattttatacaactatatcttatatagttagttaaactcaataatatactagttaaataatatatttatactatataatatatagactaaattgactaacaatagtttagtatatgactatatgtaaatatcatactattacaaatttacaatattactaccatgtaacactaaattactaacactaaattactaatgtataaatataatagcatgtaatattaatgtatatataatatactataaacactaaggtGCATAATAACATtaacatgtaatattgtaatactaatggataaacactaatctataaatttataataacatataatactaatgtataataactaaagtattattcatataaattttatataacaatatcttgtattaattatattttttgacctaataaattatcaacatattccttttgataaatatattagtaattctaatatacattagtataataattagatttatggcctaatactaatactattagtaaaccactttaagcCAGTAAttctaatatacattagtataataattagatttatggcctaatactaatactattagtaaaccactttaagcctatatataaattactatataaatcactatagtattaattactaatactatataactatatgatacaattaactatagtgatatactagtattagacattagtatactaatactatcagtgatatagttagtataatatttatactaatactattatatagttatactaaattaaactcactatagcaaatactaatatataattatgctaatcactataactaatactaatactaatatagacgaTAGTTATAccttatagtattataactatactaaatcactataacttatactaatatagttatactaaaatttaaatcactataactaatactaacataGTTATATTACTacatgatactattaactatagtgatatactagtattagacattagtatactaatactatcagtgatatagttagtataatatttatattaatactattatatagttatactaaattaaaatcactatagcaaatactaatatataattatggtaatcactataactaatactaatactaatatagactatagttataacttatagtatatactaaatcactataacttataactatactaaatcactataacttatactaatatagttatactaatcactataactatatatagtattaatatcactattaaaatatatagtattaataataactaatactaatataagtattagtaaaactaatattaaaaataaggcaccgtatacgaaatattagtgtattaatgtacttgatatatattatatatatattaaatctctaatctcttatatattaatatatatataatatatatcaagtacattagtgtattactaatattttgtATACGGTgccttatttttaatattcatatataataatatatatcatattttttttatgaatcttcatatatatatatatatataatataaaatagattcatattaattagtatactaCTTTACAATACGGTGCCGTTTATAACTTTATAGTATACTACTATAGTTAATAACTTAAACGTTTTAGTTTCGGTGATGAGGGTTCCTACTTCCTCCCGAGTTCACTTCCCAGTTCCCCCCttcaatttcatcttcaatCTTCAGGATCAAAATCTCAGCCCTCCCCTCTCTCGCAGTCACAGCTCCTCTCGCGCAGCCCTCCTCTCTCTCGCACAGccctcccctccctctcacTGCCTCGCAGCCCTCCCCTCTCTCGCGCAACTCTCTTTCGCAGCTCTTCTCACGCAGCCCTCCCCTCTCTTGCGCAGCCCTCTCTCGCAGCTCCCCTCTCTCGCGCAGCCCTCTCTCGCACGTTGCCTCTCTCGCAGCTCCTCTCGCAACTCTCTTTCGCGCAGCCCCGTCGTCACCGTCGGTAGGTTACCCAACCCATGTCTCTGTTCTTTATTTACCCAAACTATTTGTTTCTATGTTTCAAGTTTGATTATGAGTGTTGGGTTTTGTATGTAAATGAATCAATGATGGGTTTTGTGTTTTAGGGTTTGGTTGTGATTCTGTGGgttatttcatgttttgttgTTTATGTTTGTTTATGTTTGCCCTGTgcttgtgttttcttttgtgcACATGAATGTGTGTTCGTCTTGTATGTTATATGGGTGACTTTAATCTAAGAGCCGATGGATTAAAGATGTCTTAAACCTGTTCTTTGGATTTTGTGTTCTGCTTCTATTAATTGCGTTGAACCACATTAGAACCACATTAGATGTA
Coding sequences:
- the LOC121252496 gene encoding ycf20-like protein, which translates into the protein MAHSSSLISTSLLSIGLSLQTRVSRGKYGTFPQRSSPGLLRIQAVQENGGPRRLVDIIRLVPEISRNYFRSPSRRALFGGISLLGGFYVAQTISLSFGALGVNDVIAAVVCVLLTEYVTKFYYSQPKVTFPLALLNNFKMGFTYGLFIDAFKLAS
- the LOC121251904 gene encoding LOW QUALITY PROTEIN: calcium-dependent protein kinase 26 (The sequence of the model RefSeq protein was modified relative to this genomic sequence to represent the inferred CDS: inserted 1 base in 1 codon), with product MAVAKSNNGNGTLTQPCNCYKVESLTETILDANQTSNLKDRYILGEQLGWGQFGVIRVCSDKLTGEVLACKSIAKERLFTLDDVRSVKLEIEIMTKLSGHPNVVDLKAVYEEEDYVHLVMELCAGGELFHLLEKHGRFSESEARVRFQHLMQVVLYCHENGVVHRDLKPENILLATKAASSPIKLADFGLATYIKPGQSLRGLVGSPFYIAPEVLAGXYNQAADVWSAGVILYILLSAMPPFWGKTKSRIFNAVRAADLRFPPEPWNHISESAKNLIGAMLCTDPSQRLTAQQVLEHPWMKDNGPKEVNGWENKNCGERGVAGGSFSTSFMSRNLDVSFGTGSPIACEAESPTFTCRSSFSSFLAEPSTPCPAAGGFSFCSNGDSNALEFSSPVPSMPSFAFFSPGSAIEHGSCALEFSASMSRVDPFQEEGSLGKLLLLPDSTICLRHEANEKRVGGMIESRTLCTHSKRNHTIGLGDREQLDLMVTESVIRWSSCTHLPTSLRSSLVC